A genomic region of Streptomyces rimosus contains the following coding sequences:
- a CDS encoding glycosyltransferase, translating into MNILLWHVHGSWTTAFVQGPHTYLVPVTPDRGPDGLGRARTFPWPESVVEKTPAELRHAPVDLVVLQRPHEAELAERWLGGRRPGRDVPAVYLEHNAPDGDVPHTRHPCADRDDLVLVHVTHFNRLFWDSGGTRTEVIEHGIVDPGHLYTGAVERAAVVVNEPVRRGRTVGTDLLPALSAAVPLDVFGMRTDGLAEHLGLPPDRCRTADLPQAELHAAMAERRLYLHPVRWTSLGLSLLEAMHLGMPVVALATTEAAEAVRPGTGTLSNRPEVLARAARTYLEDPDAAAEDGARARQAALERYGLKRFLHDWERLITEVQR; encoded by the coding sequence ATGAACATCCTGCTCTGGCATGTCCACGGATCGTGGACGACCGCGTTCGTCCAGGGGCCGCACACCTATCTGGTGCCGGTCACCCCGGACCGGGGGCCCGACGGGCTGGGCCGCGCCCGTACCTTCCCATGGCCCGAATCGGTGGTGGAGAAGACCCCGGCGGAGCTGCGGCACGCCCCGGTCGACCTGGTCGTGCTGCAACGGCCGCACGAGGCGGAGCTGGCCGAACGCTGGCTGGGCGGGCGCCGCCCCGGCCGGGACGTGCCCGCCGTCTACCTGGAGCACAACGCGCCGGACGGCGACGTACCCCACACCCGCCACCCATGCGCCGACCGGGACGACCTGGTGCTGGTGCACGTCACCCACTTCAACCGGCTGTTCTGGGACAGCGGCGGCACCCGTACGGAAGTGATCGAGCACGGCATCGTGGACCCCGGCCATCTGTACACCGGCGCCGTCGAGCGCGCCGCCGTCGTGGTCAACGAGCCGGTGCGGCGCGGCCGTACGGTCGGCACCGACCTGCTGCCCGCGCTGTCGGCCGCCGTCCCGCTGGACGTCTTCGGCATGCGCACCGACGGGCTCGCCGAGCACCTGGGGCTGCCACCGGACCGCTGCCGCACGGCCGACCTCCCCCAGGCCGAACTGCATGCGGCGATGGCCGAACGGCGGCTCTACCTGCACCCGGTGCGCTGGACCTCGCTCGGCCTGTCGCTGCTGGAGGCCATGCACCTGGGCATGCCGGTGGTGGCCCTGGCCACCACCGAGGCCGCCGAAGCGGTGCGGCCCGGCACCGGCACCCTCTCCAACCGGCCCGAGGTCCTGGCCCGCGCCGCCCGCACGTATCTGGAGGACCCCGACGCGGCGGCCGAGGACGGCGCGCGGGCCCGCCAGGCGGCCCTGGAGCGCTACGGGCTCAAGCGCTTCCTGCACGACTGGGAGCGTCTGATCACGGAGGTGCAGAGATGA
- a CDS encoding carbamoyltransferase family protein: protein MRILGINALFHDPAAALVVDGQTVAAAEEERFSRRKHGKRPVPFSAWETPDQAAAWCLATAGLRPEELDAVAYSFDPRLARPAEQMGLDDPWDHLRLTYAREAPGFLKTALPGLDPQRVRYVPHHMAHAASAAFAAPDADNCSVLVLDGRGEATSHLAAQRVQGKLEPLYGQELPHSLGLVYEELTAHLGFLRSSDEFKVMALASYGTPRMLPELRRHVYPTGDGGFHAAHVPWSDLCVPRSPEEPWSQAHADLAASAQLVLEETLLDLARWLHGRTHDSVLTLAGGVALNCVANARIAREGPFDRVWVQPAAGDAGTALGGALLLSADGGEEPAPMPGADLGRGWSDAELEAWLRTAAVPFERPQDIAATVAEALAENAIVAWFQGRSEYGPRALGHRSLMAHPGHSANLERLNDVKGREQFRPVAPMVLADRAGRIFDGQLPSPYMLFVHDVAKEWRERIPAVVHVDGTARIQTVDPADEPLVARMLAEFEQRTGLPVVVNTSLNTAGRPMVDDPRDALECFGSTPVDLLAIGPFAVRREEFFAAGNRSARRPAEVLSFPSGHEETLAPASYDRLAETASLPVTGPVAGSGEEVVR from the coding sequence ATGCGCATTCTCGGCATCAACGCGCTCTTCCACGACCCCGCCGCCGCCCTCGTCGTCGACGGGCAGACCGTCGCCGCCGCCGAGGAGGAACGCTTCTCGCGGCGCAAACACGGCAAGCGGCCGGTGCCCTTCTCCGCCTGGGAGACGCCCGACCAGGCCGCCGCCTGGTGCCTGGCCACGGCCGGGCTGCGCCCCGAGGAGCTGGACGCGGTGGCGTACTCCTTCGACCCCCGCCTCGCCCGGCCCGCCGAGCAGATGGGGCTGGACGACCCCTGGGACCACCTCCGCCTGACGTACGCGCGCGAGGCCCCCGGCTTCCTCAAGACCGCGCTGCCGGGGCTCGACCCGCAGCGGGTGCGCTACGTCCCGCACCACATGGCGCACGCCGCGTCCGCCGCGTTCGCCGCGCCGGACGCCGACAACTGCTCGGTACTCGTCCTCGACGGGCGCGGCGAGGCGACCTCGCACCTGGCGGCGCAGCGCGTGCAGGGCAAGCTGGAGCCGCTGTACGGGCAGGAGCTGCCGCACTCGCTCGGCCTGGTCTACGAGGAGCTGACCGCGCACCTCGGATTCCTGCGCTCCTCGGACGAGTTCAAGGTGATGGCGCTGGCCTCGTACGGCACCCCGCGGATGCTGCCCGAGCTGCGCCGCCACGTGTATCCGACGGGCGACGGCGGGTTCCACGCCGCGCATGTGCCGTGGAGCGACCTGTGTGTGCCGCGCAGCCCGGAGGAGCCGTGGAGCCAGGCGCACGCCGATCTCGCGGCCAGTGCCCAGCTGGTCCTCGAGGAGACGCTGTTGGACCTGGCGCGCTGGCTGCACGGCCGCACGCACGACAGTGTGCTGACGCTGGCCGGCGGGGTGGCGCTGAACTGTGTGGCCAACGCGCGGATCGCGCGCGAGGGGCCGTTCGACCGGGTGTGGGTGCAGCCCGCGGCCGGTGACGCGGGCACCGCGCTCGGCGGCGCGCTGCTGCTGAGCGCCGACGGCGGCGAGGAGCCCGCGCCGATGCCCGGTGCCGACCTGGGCCGCGGCTGGTCCGACGCGGAGCTGGAGGCGTGGCTGCGGACCGCCGCCGTGCCGTTCGAGCGGCCCCAGGACATCGCCGCGACCGTCGCGGAGGCGCTGGCCGAGAACGCCATCGTGGCGTGGTTCCAGGGGCGTTCGGAGTACGGGCCGCGGGCGCTCGGCCACCGTTCCCTGATGGCGCACCCGGGCCACTCCGCGAACCTGGAGCGGCTCAACGACGTCAAGGGGCGCGAGCAGTTCCGGCCGGTGGCGCCGATGGTGCTGGCCGACCGGGCGGGCCGGATCTTCGACGGGCAGCTGCCCAGCCCGTACATGCTCTTCGTGCACGACGTGGCGAAGGAGTGGCGGGAGCGGATCCCGGCCGTGGTGCACGTGGACGGCACCGCCCGCATCCAGACCGTGGACCCGGCCGACGAGCCGCTGGTGGCCCGGATGCTGGCCGAGTTCGAGCAGCGTACGGGGCTGCCCGTGGTCGTCAACACCAGCCTGAACACCGCGGGGCGGCCGATGGTCGACGACCCGCGGGACGCGCTGGAGTGCTTCGGCTCCACGCCGGTGGACCTGCTGGCGATCGGCCCGTTCGCGGTGCGGCGGGAGGAGTTCTTCGCCGCCGGGAACCGCTCGGCGCGGCGCCCGGCCGAGGTGCTGTCGTTCCCGTCCGGCCATGAGGAGACGCTGGCGCCCGCCTCGTACGACCGGCTGGCGGAGACCGCGTCCCTGCCGGTCACCGGGCCGGTCGCGGGCAGCGGTGAGGAGGTGGTCCGATGA
- a CDS encoding D-glycero-alpha-D-manno-heptose-1,7-bisphosphate 7-phosphatase, with protein sequence MNRYQNAAPAARGATAVVDPAAEREEAGRLWLYAPGRQAPERIPVPTRPPSGDDTGPLEAVLFDRDGTLVADVPYNGDPSLVEPMPGALEAVAALRAHGLMVGVVSNQSGVARGLLTGHQVAAVRQEVDARFGPFDVWAVCPHGPGDRCGCRKPAPGLVLAACAYLGVCPARTAVVGDIGADVGAARAAGARGVLVPTPMTRSEEVVAAREYARDLPGAVRLLLGGPGPGEGAA encoded by the coding sequence GTGAACAGGTATCAGAATGCCGCGCCGGCCGCCCGTGGGGCGACGGCGGTCGTGGACCCGGCGGCGGAGCGCGAGGAGGCCGGGCGCCTGTGGCTGTACGCGCCGGGGCGGCAGGCCCCTGAGCGGATACCGGTCCCCACCCGGCCGCCGTCCGGCGACGACACGGGCCCCCTGGAGGCGGTGCTGTTCGACCGGGACGGGACGCTGGTGGCCGATGTGCCGTACAACGGCGACCCGTCGCTGGTGGAGCCGATGCCCGGCGCGCTGGAGGCCGTGGCCGCCTTGCGGGCCCACGGCCTGATGGTGGGCGTCGTGAGCAACCAGTCCGGCGTCGCGCGCGGGTTGCTGACGGGGCATCAGGTCGCGGCCGTACGGCAGGAAGTCGACGCGCGGTTCGGGCCGTTCGACGTGTGGGCGGTGTGCCCGCACGGGCCCGGGGACCGCTGCGGCTGCCGCAAACCCGCGCCCGGCCTGGTCCTCGCCGCCTGCGCGTACCTCGGCGTCTGCCCCGCGCGTACCGCCGTGGTCGGCGACATCGGCGCGGACGTGGGCGCGGCGCGGGCCGCCGGGGCGCGCGGGGTGCTCGTCCCGACGCCGATGACGCGGTCGGAGGAGGTCGTCGCGGCACGCGAGTACGCGCGCGATCTGCCGGGTGCCGTACGGCTGTTGCTGGGCGGCCCGGGTCCCGGAGAGGGCGCGGCATGA
- a CDS encoding glycosyltransferase family 2 protein translates to MTSPSTDYVVVIPTLGRPSLTACLEALAAAEGPPPLQVVLVDDRALDDCTPLPAAIPAALRDRTKVVPGCARGPAAARNTGWRAADATPWVVFLDDDVVPGPTWGTDLAADLAAASPRTAGITARIAVPVPADRRSTDWERNTAGLATAKWITADMAYRRDALESVDGFDERFRRAFREDADLALRVLAAGWALASGTRRTTHPVRPADRWVSVRLQAGNADDVLMTRRHGRDWWHHADAPRGRLPWHLAVTAAAGASLLCAAAGRRRTAAVLAGLWLGGTAEFAWARIAPGPRTRDEVVTMAVTSVLIPPSAAGHWLRGLVRHRRVAPLSVRPAPAVPEALPEPVPERV, encoded by the coding sequence ATGACCTCGCCGTCCACCGACTACGTGGTGGTGATCCCGACGCTCGGGCGGCCCAGCCTGACGGCGTGCCTGGAGGCGCTGGCCGCGGCCGAGGGGCCGCCGCCGCTCCAGGTCGTGCTGGTGGACGACCGGGCGCTGGACGACTGCACCCCGCTGCCCGCCGCGATCCCGGCGGCACTGCGCGACCGGACGAAGGTCGTCCCGGGCTGCGCGCGCGGCCCGGCGGCGGCCCGTAACACCGGGTGGCGGGCGGCGGACGCCACGCCGTGGGTGGTCTTCCTGGACGACGACGTGGTGCCGGGCCCCACCTGGGGTACGGACCTGGCCGCCGACCTCGCCGCCGCGTCGCCGCGTACGGCCGGGATCACCGCGCGAATCGCCGTCCCGGTGCCCGCCGACCGCCGGTCGACGGACTGGGAGCGCAATACCGCGGGGCTGGCCACCGCCAAGTGGATCACCGCGGACATGGCGTACCGGCGGGACGCGCTGGAGTCCGTGGACGGCTTCGACGAACGGTTCCGGCGCGCTTTCCGGGAGGACGCCGATCTGGCGCTGCGGGTGCTGGCGGCCGGCTGGGCGCTGGCGTCCGGCACCCGCCGCACCACGCACCCGGTGCGCCCGGCCGACCGCTGGGTCTCCGTACGGCTCCAGGCGGGCAATGCCGACGATGTGCTGATGACCCGTCGGCACGGCCGGGACTGGTGGCACCACGCGGACGCGCCGCGCGGCCGGCTGCCGTGGCATCTGGCGGTGACGGCCGCGGCGGGCGCCTCGCTGCTCTGTGCGGCGGCCGGGCGGCGGCGGACGGCGGCGGTGCTGGCCGGGCTGTGGCTGGGCGGTACGGCGGAGTTCGCGTGGGCGCGGATCGCGCCGGGGCCGCGGACCCGGGACGAGGTGGTGACGATGGCGGTGACCAGCGTGCTGATTCCGCCGTCGGCCGCCGGGCACTGGCTGCGCGGTCTGGTGCGGCACCGCCGGGTGGCGCCGCTGAGCGTGCGCCCGGCGCCCGCGGTGCCGGAGGCTCTGCCGGAGCCGGTGCCGGAGCGGGTGTAG
- a CDS encoding glycosyltransferase family 9 protein — MTPPRPSPHPRADRPRILVLRALGLGDLLTAVPALRALRTAYPQHELVLAAPGRLAEAAVATGVVDRVLPASAPGRGVPRRIDWAGPPPAVAVDLHGNGPASHLPLLALRPVRLFAYAHPAMPRILGPVWREDEHERNRWCRLLTWYGIPADPDDLRIDAPPGPSPAPGAVVVHPGADAAARRWPPERFAAVAHALHRAGHRVVLTAGAGEGPLARQVAVQAGLPPSAVLGGSADLPFGELAALVARARAVIVGDTGLAHLASALGTPSVVLFGPVAPRLWGPPRVPRHRALWHPGHLDRARPGDAHGGQPDERLLRITAAEVLTAVARLPEPVRRPEDVRLGARPAAAPGSVPVPVS; from the coding sequence ATGACCCCGCCCCGCCCAAGCCCCCACCCCCGCGCCGACCGGCCGCGCATTCTTGTTCTTCGGGCGTTGGGGCTCGGGGATCTGTTGACGGCGGTGCCTGCGTTGCGGGCGTTGCGTACGGCGTATCCGCAGCATGAGCTGGTGCTGGCGGCGCCCGGCCGGCTGGCGGAGGCCGCGGTGGCGACGGGGGTGGTCGACCGGGTGCTGCCCGCGTCGGCGCCCGGCCGTGGCGTGCCGCGGCGGATCGACTGGGCCGGGCCGCCCCCGGCTGTCGCCGTGGATCTGCACGGGAACGGGCCTGCCAGCCATCTGCCACTGCTGGCGCTGCGCCCGGTGCGGCTGTTCGCGTATGCGCATCCGGCCATGCCCCGCATTCTGGGGCCGGTCTGGCGTGAGGACGAACATGAGCGCAACCGCTGGTGCCGACTGCTGACCTGGTACGGGATTCCGGCGGACCCGGATGATCTGCGGATCGACGCGCCGCCCGGCCCGTCGCCCGCGCCGGGCGCGGTGGTGGTGCACCCCGGTGCGGACGCCGCGGCGCGCCGCTGGCCGCCGGAGCGTTTCGCCGCGGTGGCGCACGCGCTGCACCGTGCGGGGCACCGTGTGGTGCTGACCGCAGGGGCCGGTGAGGGGCCGCTCGCGCGGCAGGTCGCCGTTCAGGCCGGGCTGCCGCCGTCGGCGGTTCTCGGCGGTTCGGCGGATCTGCCGTTCGGGGAGCTGGCGGCGCTGGTCGCGCGGGCCCGTGCGGTGATCGTGGGAGACACCGGGCTCGCGCATCTGGCCAGCGCGCTGGGCACGCCGTCCGTGGTGCTCTTCGGGCCCGTAGCACCCCGGCTGTGGGGCCCGCCCCGGGTGCCCCGCCACCGGGCGTTGTGGCATCCGGGCCACCTGGACCGGGCCCGCCCGGGCGACGCGCACGGCGGACAGCCGGACGAGCGACTGCTGCGGATCACCGCGGCGGAGGTGCTGACAGCGGTGGCACGGCTGCCGGAGCCGGTACGGAGGCCCGAAGACGTACGGCTGGGGGCTCGGCCGGCCGCCGCGCCCGGGTCGGTGCCGGTACCGGTTTCGTGA
- a CDS encoding UDP-glucuronic acid decarboxylase family protein: MNAALSRNWKHAVVTGGAGFVGSHLCTALLAQGASVTCIDDLSTGARENIAHLKGRPGFAFVEADVTEPFRIGREVDLVLHFASPASPADYLRLPLHTLDTGSLGTRNALAVARAHGARFVLASTSEVYGDPQQHPQSESYWGNVNPIGPRSVYDEAKRFGEALTTAEAGTHGTDTGIVRLFNTYGPRMRGHDGRAVPTFIRQALAGEALTVTGDGRQTRSLCHVDDTVRGVLAVAASDLRGPVNLGNPVEITMLGLARLITELTGSRSEIRFIERPTDDPAVRCPDITLARGKLQWEPEVAARDGLARTVDWFRKRPGA; this comes from the coding sequence ATGAACGCCGCCTTGTCCCGGAACTGGAAACACGCCGTGGTGACCGGCGGCGCGGGTTTCGTCGGTTCGCATCTGTGTACCGCGCTGCTGGCCCAGGGGGCCTCCGTGACCTGCATCGACGACTTGAGTACGGGGGCGCGCGAGAACATAGCCCACCTCAAGGGACGGCCCGGGTTCGCGTTCGTCGAGGCCGATGTCACCGAGCCGTTCCGGATCGGGCGCGAGGTGGATCTCGTCCTGCATTTCGCCTCTCCGGCCTCCCCGGCCGACTATCTGCGGCTGCCCCTGCACACGCTGGACACCGGCAGTCTGGGCACCCGCAACGCGCTCGCGGTGGCCCGCGCGCACGGGGCGCGTTTCGTCCTGGCCTCGACGTCCGAGGTGTACGGGGACCCGCAGCAGCACCCGCAGAGCGAGTCGTACTGGGGCAACGTCAACCCGATCGGCCCGCGGAGCGTGTACGACGAGGCGAAACGTTTCGGCGAGGCGCTGACGACCGCCGAGGCGGGCACCCACGGCACCGACACCGGCATCGTGCGGCTGTTCAACACCTATGGGCCACGGATGCGGGGCCACGACGGCCGCGCGGTGCCGACGTTCATCCGGCAGGCCCTGGCGGGCGAAGCGCTCACGGTCACCGGGGACGGGCGGCAGACCCGCTCCCTGTGCCACGTGGACGACACCGTACGGGGCGTCCTCGCGGTGGCCGCCTCCGATCTGCGCGGCCCGGTCAACCTCGGCAACCCGGTCGAGATCACCATGCTCGGCCTGGCCCGGCTGATCACCGAACTCACCGGCTCCCGCTCGGAGATCCGGTTCATCGAACGGCCCACGGACGACCCCGCGGTCCGCTGCCCCGACATCACCCTGGCCCGCGGCAAGCTCCAGTGGGAGCCCGAAGTGGCGGCCCGGGACGGTCTGGCGCGCACCGTCGACTGGTTCCGCAAGCGGCCGGGGGCCTGA
- a CDS encoding glycosyltransferase has protein sequence MTTPLRDTPRLSVALVSEHASPLAVLGGVDAGGQNVHVARLAGALADRGHRVTVYTRRDAADLPDETVLRPGVRVRHVPAGPPRHVPKDSLLPYMTAFGDHLAAEWRVRAPDLVHSHFWMSGLAALRATRELGLPLAHTYHALGTVKRRHQGDADTSPRTRVTSEAEVGEGCARVIATCRDEVTELGRMGIGDGKVSVVPCGVDTARFTPDGPVADHSAHHPLLLQLGRLVPRKGAEVSVAALARLPEARLIIAGGPPADLIDADPEVRRLRELARAAGVADRVSFIGGVPCEDVPPLLRAADVVLCPADYEPFGIVPLEAMACGTPVVATAVGGQLDTVADPDCGRLVPPRDPAALAHAVGELLMDGELRAACGAAGRRRVLARYGWDQVAAGTEVVYRGVLSPRPAVTEVA, from the coding sequence ATGACCACCCCGCTCCGCGACACCCCGCGCCTGTCCGTCGCGCTCGTGTCCGAGCACGCCAGTCCGCTGGCGGTGCTCGGCGGCGTCGACGCGGGCGGGCAGAACGTCCATGTCGCGCGCCTGGCCGGCGCGCTGGCCGACCGGGGGCACCGGGTGACGGTGTACACCCGGCGGGACGCCGCCGACCTGCCGGACGAGACGGTGCTGCGGCCCGGCGTCCGGGTCCGGCACGTCCCCGCCGGACCGCCCCGGCACGTGCCCAAGGACTCCCTGCTGCCGTACATGACGGCGTTCGGCGACCACCTGGCCGCCGAATGGCGGGTACGGGCGCCGGACCTGGTCCACTCGCACTTCTGGATGTCCGGCCTGGCCGCGCTCCGGGCGACCCGCGAACTGGGGCTGCCGCTGGCCCACACGTACCACGCGCTGGGCACCGTCAAGCGGCGCCACCAGGGCGACGCCGACACCAGCCCGCGCACCCGCGTCACCAGCGAGGCCGAGGTGGGCGAGGGCTGTGCCCGGGTGATCGCCACCTGCCGGGACGAGGTCACCGAGCTGGGCCGGATGGGCATCGGCGACGGCAAGGTCAGCGTGGTGCCGTGCGGGGTGGACACCGCGCGCTTCACACCGGACGGGCCGGTCGCCGACCACAGCGCGCACCACCCGCTGCTGCTCCAGCTCGGCCGGCTCGTCCCGCGCAAGGGCGCCGAGGTGTCCGTCGCCGCGCTGGCCCGGCTGCCCGAGGCCCGGCTCATCATCGCCGGCGGGCCGCCCGCCGATCTGATCGACGCGGACCCGGAGGTACGGCGGCTGCGCGAACTGGCCCGCGCCGCCGGGGTGGCCGACCGGGTGAGCTTCATCGGCGGTGTGCCCTGCGAGGACGTACCGCCGCTGCTGCGCGCCGCCGACGTGGTGCTGTGCCCGGCGGACTACGAGCCGTTCGGCATCGTGCCGCTGGAGGCCATGGCCTGCGGCACGCCGGTGGTGGCCACCGCCGTCGGCGGGCAGCTGGACACCGTGGCCGACCCGGACTGCGGGCGGCTGGTGCCGCCGCGCGACCCGGCCGCACTGGCCCACGCGGTCGGCGAACTGCTCATGGACGGCGAACTGCGGGCCGCCTGCGGTGCCGCGGGCCGCCGCCGCGTACTGGCCCGGTACGGCTGGGACCAGGTTGCGGCCGGCACCGAAGTCGTCTACCGCGGCGTGCTGAGCCCGCGGCCCGCCGTCACCGAGGTGGCCTGA
- a CDS encoding DUF3515 family protein translates to MIALSAASPPGRESAPNAGHPACGRAAAHYPSQLLGKERSSTSAEGVAIWGDGAVVLRCGTAPPKPTTDPCFNVNGVDWVLREGASDNGERVLITYGRAPAVEVTVAQASAPAGDGLADLNAAVKEIPQTAHCV, encoded by the coding sequence ATGATCGCCCTTTCGGCCGCGTCGCCGCCCGGCAGGGAGAGCGCGCCAAACGCGGGGCACCCTGCCTGCGGCCGGGCTGCCGCCCACTATCCGTCCCAGCTCCTGGGAAAGGAACGGTCCAGCACGTCAGCAGAGGGAGTGGCCATCTGGGGAGACGGGGCCGTCGTTCTACGGTGCGGTACGGCTCCCCCCAAACCGACCACCGACCCCTGCTTCAACGTGAACGGCGTGGACTGGGTGCTACGGGAAGGGGCGTCGGACAACGGGGAGCGGGTTCTCATCACGTACGGACGCGCCCCCGCCGTCGAGGTAACCGTGGCGCAAGCCTCAGCCCCGGCAGGTGACGGCCTGGCCGACCTCAACGCCGCGGTCAAGGAGATACCGCAGACGGCGCACTGCGTCTGA
- a CDS encoding glycosyltransferase family 9 protein, translated as MTSAPRTLVVRLDSAGDVLLAGPAVRAVAAGSSYTALLCGPLGERAARLLPGVDEVIVHDAPWVGLRPAPVDRQVTRDLVDTLAAGRFDRALVLVSYHQSPLPAALLLKLAGVGWVAADSVDYPGALLDLRHHRKPYRHEAEAALDLARDAGFALPPGDDGALGVLPPPDTSPLTGSDPYVVLHPGAAVPARAWSAARAARAASALSAAGHRVVVTGGPGERELTAAVAGRHALDLGGRTDVHQLAGVLAGARAVVVGNTGPAHLAAAVRTPVVCLFAPVVPARLWAPYGVPHVLLGDQDAPCAGSRARRCPVPGHPCLDTVSDTALLAAVSRLTGPGRPSVPSAPGRTDRSVAAPDDTERGATV; from the coding sequence ATGACCTCGGCCCCACGGACGCTCGTGGTCCGGCTGGACAGCGCGGGTGATGTGCTGCTGGCCGGTCCGGCGGTACGTGCCGTGGCGGCGGGCTCGTCGTACACCGCGCTGCTGTGCGGCCCGCTGGGCGAGCGCGCGGCGCGGCTGCTGCCCGGTGTGGACGAGGTGATCGTCCACGATGCGCCGTGGGTGGGCCTGCGGCCCGCGCCGGTGGACCGGCAGGTCACGAGGGATCTGGTGGACACCCTGGCGGCGGGCCGGTTCGACCGGGCGCTGGTGCTCGTCTCGTACCACCAGAGCCCACTTCCGGCCGCGCTGCTGCTCAAGCTCGCCGGGGTCGGCTGGGTCGCGGCGGACAGCGTGGACTACCCCGGCGCATTGCTGGACCTGCGGCACCACCGCAAGCCGTACCGGCACGAGGCCGAAGCGGCGCTGGACCTCGCGCGGGACGCCGGGTTCGCCCTGCCGCCCGGCGACGACGGCGCCCTCGGCGTCCTGCCGCCGCCCGACACTTCTCCCCTGACCGGCTCCGACCCGTACGTGGTGCTGCACCCGGGCGCGGCGGTACCGGCCCGCGCCTGGAGTGCCGCGCGGGCGGCGCGGGCGGCGAGCGCGCTGAGCGCGGCGGGGCACCGCGTCGTCGTCACCGGCGGGCCCGGCGAACGGGAGCTGACCGCCGCCGTCGCGGGCCGCCACGCGCTGGACCTCGGCGGGCGCACCGACGTGCACCAGCTCGCCGGGGTGCTGGCGGGCGCGCGGGCCGTGGTCGTCGGCAACACCGGCCCCGCGCACCTGGCCGCCGCCGTGCGCACGCCGGTCGTCTGCCTGTTCGCGCCGGTGGTGCCCGCGCGGCTGTGGGCGCCGTACGGCGTGCCGCACGTCCTGCTGGGCGACCAGGACGCGCCGTGCGCGGGCAGCCGCGCACGGCGCTGTCCGGTGCCGGGACACCCCTGTCTCGACACGGTCAGCGACACCGCGCTGCTCGCCGCCGTGTCCCGGCTGACCGGCCCCGGACGGCCGTCGGTGCCGTCCGCGCCCGGCCGTACGGACCGTTCCGTAGCGGCTCCCGACGACACCGAACGAGGTGCGACTGTATGA
- a CDS encoding polysaccharide pyruvyl transferase family protein gives MTAPTRGQGLAPTRRTLLTGWFSFLHGEVTAGDMLAAEAVQSALHGAGIPYDTAWSPVFRPDALHLDDADPAAFTDVVFACGPVHSWPTPDGGPSPLLALHDRFAGCRRVAVGVSVPDPDDPAVTRFDEVLPRDLAGRRTGAQDLSLRAPAPGDVPLVGVVLTGGQHEYGARRRHEEVTERLTDWLGTVDAARVPLDTRLDSRDWRLPATPDHLHAVLARLDVVVTTRLHGMVLALRAGTPALAVDPVEGGAKVSAQAAALGWPAVLRCEQAGKRELDRLFAWCLSPQGRAQTGPHTLPPDGDGLLGGLLRWLARSDG, from the coding sequence GTGACGGCGCCGACCCGGGGGCAGGGCCTCGCGCCAACCCGCCGCACCCTCCTCACCGGCTGGTTCAGCTTTCTGCACGGCGAGGTGACGGCCGGGGACATGCTCGCTGCCGAGGCCGTGCAGAGCGCGCTGCACGGGGCGGGGATTCCGTACGACACGGCCTGGTCGCCGGTGTTCCGGCCGGACGCGCTGCACCTGGACGACGCCGACCCCGCGGCCTTCACGGATGTGGTGTTCGCCTGCGGGCCGGTGCACTCGTGGCCGACGCCGGACGGCGGGCCGAGTCCGCTGCTGGCGTTGCACGACCGGTTCGCCGGGTGCCGCCGGGTCGCGGTCGGCGTGTCCGTACCCGATCCGGACGATCCGGCGGTGACCCGGTTCGACGAGGTGCTGCCCCGTGACCTGGCCGGGCGGCGGACCGGGGCGCAGGATCTGAGCCTGCGGGCCCCGGCGCCCGGCGACGTGCCGCTCGTCGGTGTGGTGCTGACCGGCGGGCAGCACGAGTACGGCGCCCGGCGGCGGCACGAGGAGGTCACGGAGCGGCTGACGGACTGGCTGGGGACCGTGGACGCGGCGCGCGTGCCGTTGGACACCCGGCTGGATTCACGCGACTGGCGGCTGCCCGCGACGCCGGACCACCTGCACGCGGTGCTGGCCCGGCTGGACGTGGTGGTGACCACCCGGCTGCACGGCATGGTCCTGGCGTTGCGCGCGGGTACTCCGGCGCTGGCCGTCGATCCCGTCGAGGGCGGCGCGAAGGTCAGCGCGCAGGCGGCGGCGCTGGGCTGGCCGGCCGTTCTGCGCTGCGAGCAGGCCGGTAAGAGGGAGTTGGACCGGCTGTTCGCCTGGTGTCTGTCGCCTCAGGGGCGGGCGCAGACGGGGCCGCACACGCTGCCGCCGGACGGGGACGGGCTGCTCGGCGGGCTGCTGCGGTGGCTGGCTCGGTCGGACGGGTGA